A single genomic interval of Lathyrus oleraceus cultivar Zhongwan6 chromosome 7, CAAS_Psat_ZW6_1.0, whole genome shotgun sequence harbors:
- the LOC127107197 gene encoding 60S ribosomal protein L7-4, with translation MSKEVKTTAPESFLKKQKRAEEWALAKTQEFEAAKKKRAENRKLIYSRAKQYSQEYEEQEKELISLKREAKLKGGFYVDPEAKLLFIIRIRGINAMDPKTRKILQLFRLRQVFNGVFLKVNKATLNMLHRVEPYVTYGYPNLKSVRELIYKRGYGKLDRQRTPLTDNSIIEQGLGKHGIICIEDLIHEILTVGPHFKEANNFLWPFKLKAPLGGLKKKRNHYVEGGDAGNRENYINELIRRMN, from the exons ATGAGTAAAGAGGTGAAGACGACTGCCCCAGAGTCTTTTCTGAAGAAACAGAAGAGAGCAGAAGAATGGGCTTTGGCCAAAACCCAAGAATTTGAAGCCGCCAAGAAGAAAAGAGCTGAGAACCGTAAGCTGATCTACAGCAGAGCTAAGCAGTATTCTCAGGAGTACGAAGAACAG GAAAAGGAATTGATTAGTTTGAAGCGTGAGGCTAAGCTCAAAGGTGGATTTTATGTTGATCCAGAGGCTAAACTCTTGTTCATTATTCGTATTCGTGG TATTAATGCCATGGACCCAAAAACAAGGAAGATCTTGCAACTATTTCGATTGCGTCAG GTTTTTAATGGTGTTTTCCTGAAAGTTAACAAGGCAACATTGAACATGTTGCACAGGGTTGAGCCATATGTTACTTACGG GTACCCTAATTTGAAGAGTGTTAGGGAACTCATTTACAAGAGAGGTTATGGGAAGCTAGACAGGCAGAGAACTCCTCTCACTGACAACTCAATCATTGAGCAG GGACTGGGAAAGCACGGAATCATTTGCATTGAAGATCTTATCCATGAGATCTTGACTGTTGGACCCCATTTCAAGGAGGCAAACAACTTCCTTTGGCCATTCAAGCTCAAGGCTCCTTTGGGTGGATTGAAGAAAAAGAGGAACCACTATGTTGAAGGAGGTGATGCTGGAAACCGTGAGAATTACATCAATGAGCTCATCAGGAGAATGAATTAG
- the LOC127107198 gene encoding metal tolerance protein C4: protein MLTSYNLLRSRFRSSHQHWFCTIVALKPEPQPPPTTFAVTTTTTTSCSLPSRRFLCLGFDSRRHLHHSHHHSFHRSFFTRAKPAQIIEFNDRHSQRAVKTALWCNFLVFSLKFGVWLASSSHVMLAEVVHSVADFANQALLAYGLSSSRRAPDAMHPYGYSKERFVWSLISAVGIFCLGSGATVVHGVQNLWVAQPPENMQLAALVLCGSFVIEGASLVVAVQAVKQGAAAEGMKLRDYVWRGHDPTSVAVMTEDGAAVTGLAIAGASLVAVHYTGNAMYDPIGSILVGNLLGMVAIFLIQRNRHALIGRAMDDHDMEKVLHFLKNDPVVDALYDCKSEVIGPGFFRFKAEIDFNGDVVVQNYLERTGREEWGKQFREAAKLRDDTALTKIMSNYGEEVVTALGSEVDRLEKEIQNLVPGIRHVDIEAHNPTESSLSS, encoded by the exons ATGCTAACATCCTATAATCTTCTTCGTTCTCGCTTTCGTAGCTCTCACCAACACTGGTTTTGTACCATTGTCGCTCTCAAACCAGAGCCTCAACCACCTCCAACCACCTTCGCCGtaaccaccaccaccaccacctcCTGTTCACTTCCTTCTAGACGCTTCCTTTGTCTTGGATTCGATTCTCGCCGACATCTTCATCACAGTCATCATCACTCTTTCCATCGAA GTTTCTTTACAAGAGCTAAACCGGCTCAGATAATTGAATTCAACGATCGCCACAg TCAGCGGGCTGTTAAAACTGCATTATGGTGTAACTTTCTTGTTTTTTCACTCAAATTTGGAGTATGGTTAGCTTCCTCCAGTCATGTTATGTTAGCTGAAGTTGTGCATTCAGTTGCCGATTTTGCGAACCAG GCGCTGCTTGCTTATGGTCTATCTAGCTCTAGGCGGGCACCAGATGCTATGCATCC TTATGGTTATTCCAAGGAAAGATTTGTTTGGTCATTAATATCTGCTGTTGGGATATTTTGTCTTGGTTCTGGCGCTACTGTTGTTCATGGAGTTCAAAACTTGTGGGTTGCACAG CCCCCTGAGAATATGCAATTAGCAGCTTTAGTCTTATGTGGTTCATTCGTCATTGAAG GAGCCTCTCTTGTTGTTGCCGTTCAAGCAGTCAAGCAAGGCGCAGCTGCAGAGGGAATGAAATTAAGAGACTATGTTTGGCGTGGACATGATCCTACATCTGTTGCAGTAATGACAGAG GATGGTGCTGCAGTAACTGGCCTTGCTATTGCTGGGGCATCATTGGTGGCAGTGCACTATACGGGAAATGCCATGTATGATCCCATAGGCTCAATATTGGTTGGCAACTTACTTGGAATG GTAGCCATATTTCTTATCCAGAGAAACCGACATGCTTTGATTGGTAGAGCTATGGACGACCACGATATGGAAAAAGTACTCCATTTTTTGAAAAATGACCCG GTTGTAGATGCTCTCTATGATTGCAAAAGTGAAGTTATTGGGCCTGGATTCTTCAGATTTAAGGCAGAAATAG ATTTTAATGGAGATGTGGTGGTACAAAATTATCTTGAAAGGACTGGACGTGAAGAATGGGGCAAACAG TTTCGTGAAGCTGCAAAGCTGAGGGACGACACTGCCTTGACGAAGATTATGTCAAATTATG GTGAGGAAGTAGTTACAGCATTAGGAAGTGAAGTTGATAGGTTAGAGAAGGAGATCCAAAACCTTGTTCCTGGTATCCGCCATGTTGATATTGAAGCCCACAATCCAACAGAGTCATCCTTGTCAagttaa